A stretch of DNA from Pseudomonas sp. Teo4:
GATGCCGCTCTGGTCGCCCCAGTCGAACTGGTTCCAGGCTTGTTGCAGGATGTTGTCGACGAGCCAGGCGCGGTCTTCGATCAGCCGACGGATGTCGCGGCCGCTGCGAAAACGCCGGTCGAGCACCTCGCCGGCCTGGCGGATGGCTTTCTTGAAGGCGGCGATGGGGCTCGCCTTGAGGGCCAGTTCCGCCTGGAACTGGCCACGGTCGAACAGCTCGGGATCCACCTGGGGCATCGCGTCGCGTTCCTGTCGTAGTGTTTGCCTAGTGTGGGCTCAAGCCGAGGTGCGCGAGATGGTGTCGTCCTTGCGCAGGGTGAAGATCTCGTAGCCAGTGGCGGTGACCACCAGGGTGTGTTCCCACTGGGCCGAGAGCTTGCGGTCCTTGGTGATGGCGGTCCAGCCGTCGCCCAGTACCTTGGTGTCGGCCTTGCCCTGGTTGATCATCGGCTCGATGGTGAAGGTCATGCCTTCCTTGAGCTCCATGCCGGTGCCAGCCTTGCCGTAGTGCAGGATCTGCGGCTCTTCGTGGAACACTTTGCCAATGCCATGGCCACAGAACTCGCGCACCACCGAGAAACCGTTCTTCTCGGCATGCTTCTGGATCACTTCGCCGATGTCACCCAGGCGGCAGCCCGGTTTGACCAGCTCGATGGCCTTGTACATGCATTCCTGGGTCACCTTGGACAGGCGCTCGGCCCAGGGGGCGACGGTGCCGACATGGAACATGCGGCTGGTGTCGCCGTGGTAGCCGTCCTTGATGACGGTCACGTCGATGTTGATGGTGTCACCGTCTTTGAGCGGCTTCTCGTTGGGAATGCCGTGGCAGACGACGTGGTTGATCGAAGTGCAGATCGACTTGGGGTAGCCTTTGTAGTTCAGCGGTGCCGGAATGGCCTGCTGGACGTTGACGATGTAGTCGTGGCACAGGCGGTCCAGCTCTTCGGTGGTGACGCCAGGCTTGACGTGCTCTTCGATCATTTCG
This window harbors:
- the map gene encoding type I methionyl aminopeptidase, giving the protein MTVTIKTAEDIEKMRIAGRLAADVLEMIEEHVKPGVTTEELDRLCHDYIVNVQQAIPAPLNYKGYPKSICTSINHVVCHGIPNEKPLKDGDTINIDVTVIKDGYHGDTSRMFHVGTVAPWAERLSKVTQECMYKAIELVKPGCRLGDIGEVIQKHAEKNGFSVVREFCGHGIGKVFHEEPQILHYGKAGTGMELKEGMTFTIEPMINQGKADTKVLGDGWTAITKDRKLSAQWEHTLVVTATGYEIFTLRKDDTISRTSA